In the Arthrobacter sp. CDRTa11 genome, GGCTTCCGCTCCGGCCGACGGCGACCAGTCCCGGACGCGCCGCAGCCGGACCCGCACGCGCCGCCGCAACGGCGAAGTGGTTGCCGGTGGCGACACCGCCGCGGGCAGCACCGAGGCCTAACCGCCTCAATGACTGACTTTGTCTGGGCGCCGGACGGCAGCAACCTGGTGGTTCACGCGGATAACGCGGACTTCCTCCCCTCGCTGCCGGACGGCGCCTTCACACTCATTTATGTGGACCCGCCGTTCAACACCGGCCGGGTCCAGCGGCGCCAGGAAACCAGGATGGTGGCCAACGCCGACGGCGCCGGAGACCGGGTGGGCTTCAAGGGGCGCTCGTACGACACCATCAAGGGCGCCCTGCACCGGTACGACGACGCCTTCAGCGATTACTGGTCCTTCCTGGAACCCCGGCTCGTAGAGGCGTGGCGCCTGCTTGCCGACGACGGAACGCTGTACCTGCACCTTGATTACCGGGAAGTCCACTACGCCAAGGTGATGCTCGATGCCATCTTCGGCCGTGAGTGCTTCCTGAACGAGATCATCTGGGCCTACGACTACGGCGCCCGGGCCAAATTCCGCTGGCCCACCAAGCACGACAACATCCTTGTGTACGTCAAAAATCCGGCGAAATACCATTTCGACAGCGCCGAGGTGGACCGCGAACCGTACATGGCGCCGGGGCTTGTCACGCCTGCCAAGCGGGAACTCGGGAAGCTGCCCACCGACGTCTGGTGGCACACCATCGTCTCCCCCACGGGCAAGGAAAAAACCGGCTACCCCACGCAGAAGCCCGAGGGCCTGGTCCGACGGGTGGTAGCCGCATCAAGCCGGCCGGGTGACTGGTGCCTGGATTTTTTTGCCGGCTCCGGAACCCTGGGCGCCGTCGCGGCAAAGCTGGACCGGAAGTTCGTCTGCGTGGACCAGAACCAGCCAGCCATCGACGTCATGGCCAAGCGGCTGGGCGCACACGCGACCCTCACGTCCTTCCCGCCCAACTAACCCGCACTTAACGTCCTCAAAACGTGTTTCGGAGCGTCTGCTGCCAGTCAGATGGGATGGCGGCGGGGCCTAGGGGCGGACGACGGCGGTGCCGGTGGCCAACTCCTCGATGCGCGCCAGCACCTCAGGAGCAGTGAGGTTCTCACCCAGCAGGTTCGGCTTGCCGGTCCCGTGGTAATCCGAGGAGCCGGTGACCAGCAGCCCATGCTTGGCCGCCAGCCCGCGAAGGAATTCCCGGCCCTCCTCCGGGTTGTCCCGGTGGTCGATCTCCAGGCCAGCCAGTCCGGCGTCGATCATCTCCCGGTAGGTCCGCTCCCCCACGATCCGGCCACGTGCCGAAGCCACCGGGTGCGCAAAGACCGGGACGCCGCCGGCGGCCCGCACAAGTTCGACGGCGGTTGCCGGGTCCGGTGCGTAGTGCTGGACGAAGTAGCGCGAGTGTGAGGTCAGGATGGAGGTGAAGGCCTCGGACCGGTCCGACACCACACCGGCAGCCACCAGGGCGTCGGCGATATGCGGGCGCCCCAGCGTAGCGCCGGGCGCGACATGGTGGATCACATCGTCCCACGTCAGCGGGTAGTCCTCCGCCAGCAGGGTAACCATGCGTTCGGCACGGGTGAGCCGGGCGTCCTTGGCCTTGGTGATCTCTTCCAGCAGGCCCGGGTGGGCGGGATCATGAAGGTAGCTCAGTAGGTGCACGCTGATTCCCTGCTCTGTCCGGCAGGAAACCTCCATGCCGGGGACCAGCGCCACCCCGGTGTCCAGAGCGGCGCGTGCAGCCTCAGCCCAGCCATCGGTGGAATCGTGGTCTGTCAGCGCCACCACGTCCAGGCCCGCACGGACGGCAGAGCCGACGACATCGGCGGGCTTTTCCGTGCCGTCAGAGATATTGGAGTGGGTATGCAGGTCAATCCTCACCCGCCCAGCCTAGTTCAACGTGGTGCGTTCCCCGCTGTGTTCATACTTGTAGGTTCACCGCTGCGCTGGGTCCTGGCGTTGGTCCCAGCCCGCTGCTGGTGAGACGATGGTGCCGTGAACGATGCCGAAAACACCCCAAACGCCGACAACACACCTTCCCAGCCCCTCGACGAGCGCGTCAACAACCGCTCGCAGCGGCCAAGTTCCGACGCCTTCAAGGCTTTTATGGCCAGCAACTGGGCGCCCTCCAGCAACGAGCTTCCCGCACGCGACGACGTTGCCGGACACGCAGCTCACCGGCGCAAGGCCATTTCGGACCAGTTCAAAGGCGAACGCCTGGTCATTCCTGCCGGGCCGCTGAAAGTCCGCTCCAACGACTGTGACTACCGCTTCCGGCCGCACTCCGGCTTCGCCCACCTCACAGGCCTGGGCCTGGACCATGAGCCCGATGCCGTCCTGATCCTCGAACCGGTAGCTGAGGGAACGGGCGACGACGGCGGCCACCACCGCGCCACACTCTACTTCCGCCCCTTGGCCGGACGGGACACTGAACGCTTTTACGCCGATTCGCGGTCGGGCGAGTTTTGGATCGGCGCCCGCCCCACCCTTGCCGAGTTCGAAGCCAGCCTGGGCCTGGCCACCGCGCACATCGATCAGCTCGAGGCGGCCATCACCAAGAATGTGGGCGCCCCCGAGATTGGCGGCATCTCCATTCGCCTGGTCCGAAAAGTGGATGAAAACATCGACGCTTTGGTGGACACCGCCCGCTACAACACGGCCAAGGACCCGGAGAACCTGGACCTTGCCGTACTGGATGCCCTCGATGAGAAACTCACCGAAGCGCTCTCCGAACTCCGGCTCCTCAAGGATGAGTGGGAGATCGAACAGATGAAGATCGCGGTGGCTGCCACCGTTGAGGGCTTCACGGAAGTGGTCAAGGCGCTCCCCCGCGCCCTGACCCACGCGCGCGGCGAGCGGGTTGTGGAGGGCGCCTTTTTTGCCCGCGCCCGTGAAGTGGGCAACGAACTTGGCTACGACACCATCGCGGCCTCCGGCAACAACGCCACCGTGCTGCACTGGACACGCAACACCGGAAAAATCAACGCCGGCGAACTGCTCCTGCTGGACGCCGGTGTGGAAGTTGATTCCCTGTACACCGCCGACATCACCCGGACTCTCCCTGCCAACGGCCTGTTCTCCGAGGTCCAGCGCAAAGTTTACGAAGCGGTCCTGGACGCTGCCGACGCCGGATTCGCTGCCGCCCAGCCGGGCGCCAAGTTCCGGGACATCCACACCGCCGCAACCACTGTGCTCGCCGAACGCCTTGCCGACTGGGGCATCCTCCCGGTCAGCGTAGGGGAAGCCATCAGCCCGGAGGGCCAGCAGCACCGGCGCTGGATGCCCCACGGCACCAGCCACCACCTTGGCCTGGATGTCCACGACTGCGCGCAGGCAAGGCGCGAACTGTACCTGGACGGTGTGCTGACGGCGGGCATGGTGTTCACCATCGAACCTGGCCTCTACTTCAAGAACGAAGATCTCGCCATCCCGGAGGAATACCGCGGCATCGGCGTCCGGATCGAGGACGACATCCTGATGACGACCGACGGCCCCGTCAACCTGAGCGCAGCGCTGCCCCGCAAGGCGGACGACGTCGAGTCCTGGATGGCGGGCATTTACCGCGAAGCCGACGGCGAGGCCTCCTAGGTTCCCTTGGCCACGCGTTAAAGCGCGAACGGACACTTAAGCCCCCTTGGGTGACTAAGTGTCCGTTCGCGCTTGGTGCTTAAGTGTCCGTTCGCGCCAAACGATCCTGCCGAAGAGGCTAGGGCTGGCGTTCGTCCCGGTTATGTGATGGCGGCGTTTGCGTCTTGTCCGGGTTTCCGCCGTCCGCGGCAGCGCTGTCTTGGCGCGGAGCGCCCTGGACCTGGTTCGACTGGCCGGTGGCAGGTGCACCAGGAGCCGGGCTGGTTGAAACGCGTACCCCATACTGCGGCCGGCCGTCGGGCAGGTCCGGATACCGCACCCCTGTGACTGGTGCTGCAGGCTCCTGTGCCGCTCCCTCCGGCTGCTGGCCGGGCTGGGCCGCAGCGGGTTCGCCCTGCCCGGTTGTCCCTGAACCCTGCTGGCCATAGGGGTCAGTCCAGCCGGAAGGACGAACAGGACCCTGCCCCTGCTGCTGCCCCGGCTGGTTGTAGGGCTGGTTCTGGTAGTCGCGCTGGGTATAGGCCTGGGGGCCCGCGGCAGCGTCAGTACGGGTCATCGGCAGTTGCTGGAGCAGCCGCCGTGCCTCATGGGCCGCTTCCACGGAGACCACCACGTCATAGGTGGTGGCAACCACCTGGCTGGTGGACGTGAAGTCGCGCTTTCCCCGCTGCATCGCGTACGTGACAATGCCAAAGAGCATAAAGAACGCCGCACCCATCAGTACGGAGGTCAGGATCGAGAAGTAGCCCGGCGAGGGCGCGAAAAAGGACAGCAGCACGCCGACAAACAGGCCGAACCACATGCCACTGAGTGCCCCTGACAGTGCCACCCGCGGGTAGCTGAGGCGGCCGGTCACCCGCTCCACCATTTTCAGTTCGTTGCCAACGATGGAAACCATCTGAACCGGAAACTGCTGGTCAGCGAGATAGTCCACCGCCTTCTGGGCATCCAGATAGGAGGTATATGAACCGACGGTGTCACCGGTGGGAACGGTGCGGGCCTCGTCCGCCGCGTTCGGGCCGCCGGCCCTGGGAGCACCAAAAATGTTTGACATACCTCCATTCTTGCCCATCAGCATGTGTAGCGCCTGTAAATTCAGCTAAAAGAGAGCAGACTGGGTAGCCTGTAGACGTGAGCACAAACGTTACGCGCGTCTTCGTGGCGCGCCTCCTGGGTCTCGACGTCTTCGACCCGCTGGGCGACCGGCTGGGCCGGTTGCGTGATGTTGTTGTGCTCTCCCGCGGAAGCCGTGGCGCCCCGCACGTGGTGGGTATCGTCGTCGAGGTTCCCGGGAAAAAGCGTGTCTTTGTGCCCATGACGCGCATCACCTCGATAGACCAGACGCAGATCATCTGCACCGGCCTGGTCAACCTCCGCCGCTTTGAACAGCGCGGGGCCGAGACCTTGGTGGTCGCCGAGATGTTCGACCGCCGCGTTACCCTCCGTGACGGAAGCGGCGACGCCACGATCGAAGACATCGCCATGGACCAGCACCGCTCCGGCGACTGGTTCGTGAGCAAACTGTTTGTCCGCCGTGGCCATTCGCTGTCGCCCCTGAGCCGGCTCCGCCGCAACGAAACCCTGATCATCGACTGGGCAGACGCGCTCCAGGGCGCCCGGACAGAACCGCAGGCAGCCACCCAGTTCGTGGCCAACCACGAGGACCTCAAGCCCGCCGACTTCGCTGAAGCCCTCCAGGAGATGAGCGACAAACGCCGCTTTGAGGTGGCCAGTGAACTTCAGGATGAGCGGCTCGCCGACGTCCTGCAGGAACTCCCGGAGGATGACCAGGTGGAAATCCTCTCCGCCCTGGACGTTCAACGGGCCGCGGACGTCCTGGAAGAGATGGATCCCGACGACGCCGCAGACCTCCTGGGGGAGCTTCCCTCCGCGCAGGCTGAGGAACTCCTGCAACTGATGGAGCCCGAAGGCGCCGAGGACGTCCGCCGGCTCCTGGAATACGACGCCGACACTGCCGGCGGCCTCATGACGCCGGTTCCCGTGATCCTGCCCCCGGAAGCCACCGTCGCCGAGGCTTTGGCGCATGTCCGGCGGGAGGAACTTTCTCCCGCCCTCGCCTCCTCGATCTTTATCACCAGGCCACCGCTGGAGACCCCCACCGGCCGTTTCCTCGGTGTGGTCCACATCCAGCAGTTGCTGCGGTTCCCTCCGTTTGAGCCGCTCGGGAACCTGGTGGACAAGAATCTTGAGCCGCTGTCCGACCAAGCCCACATCAGCGAAGTGGCCCGGACCCTGGCGACCTACAACCTGAACTCCCTTCCGGTAGTCAATGAGGCCGGCCGGCTTGTGGGGGCGGTGACTGTTGATGACGTTTTGGATCATCTGTTGCCGGATGATTGGCGCGCCCACGATGGCGAAGCCCCGATAAGAAGGCTCGGAGGCCGCATTGGCTGACAACAGCGCCCCTAAAAACCCCACCCACCGGACCTCGTCCAAGGCCGCAGCCACAGGCAGCCTTGACACGCCTTTGAGCGGCCGCCAACGCATCCTGCCCAAGTTCTCCCCGGATCCGGATGCCTTCGGGCACGCCACCGAAGGCTTCGCCCGCTTTATGGGCACGCCGCAGTTCCTCGTCTATATGACGGTGTTCGTTGTCATCTGGCTGGCGTGGAACACGTGGGCGCCGGTGGAATGGCAGTTCGATTCCCGGGCCCTTGGCTACACACTGCTGACCCTGATGCTGTCCCTGCAGGCGTCCTATGCCGCGCCGCTGCTGCTCCTTGCCCAAAACCGGCAGGACGACCGTGACCGCGTGTCACTCCAGCAGGACCGCCAGCGGGCAGAACGGAACCTCTCCGACACCGAATACCTGACCCGGGAACTGGCCTCGCTACGGATTGCCCTCCGCGAAGTTGCCACCCGCGACTACGTCAGGGCAGAGCTGCGCTCCCTCCTGGAGGACATGCTTGAAGCGCAGGAGGAACTGCGTACCCACGACCCCTCGGGAACCGGGAGCCACGAATCCCCCCGTGACAAGGTGAAGGAAAGGCTGAAGGAAAAGCGCGACCGGCAACGCAGCCCCCGAACGCAGCAGATCCCCCGGGTCAAACCCGGGCACTCCCTCAAGGACCCCGCCGTCCCCCCGAAGCCCCCAACCCCCGAAAGCTGAGCCCGGCCTGTATGAATGACTCCCTGGACCAGGCAGTCCGTGCTGCACTGGCCACCGTTATCGATCCGGAGCTCCGCCGTCCCATCACCGAGCTGGGCATGGTGGACTCCGTGGAAATTTCCGACGACGGCCGCGTCCGGCTGGCAGTGCTCCTTACCATCGCAGGGTGTCCCCTGCGTGAAACCATCACCGCCGACTCCGAAGCGGCCCTATCCGCAGTCCAAGGGGTCACCGCGGTGGAGGTTGAACTGAAGGTGATGAACCAATCCCAGCGGGACGCCCTGAAAGAGCAGCTCCGTGGCGCCGGCGGGCAACGCGGCATCCCCTTCAATCAGCCGGGCTCGCTGACCAAGGTCTTTGCAGTCGCCAGCGGCAAGGGCGGCGTGGGAAAGTCCTCGGTCACCGTTAATCTTGCCTGCTCGCTGGCCGCCCAGGGGCTGCGGGTGGGCATCGTTGATGCCGACGTCTATGGCTTCTCCGTCCCCGCGCTGATGGGCATCACCCAGGCGCCAACCCGCGTGGACGACATGATTCTGCCTCCCGTTGCCTACGGCGTAAAAGTTATCTCCATTGGCATGTTCGTGTCCGCCAACCAGCCCGTGGCCTGGCGGGGACCCATGCTGCACCGGGCATTGGAACAGTTCCTGACGGACGTTTACTTTGGCGACCTCGATGCCCTGTTCCTGGACCTGCCGCCAGGAACAGGGGATATCGCCATCTCGGTGGCCCAACTGCTGCCAAAGGCGGAGATCCTGGTGGTGACCACGCCACAGGCAGCGGCAACAGACGTCGCCGAACGGGCCGGTGCGATTGCCACCCAGACGGGTCAGTCAGTGGCGGGCGTTATCGAAAATATGTCCTACCTCGAAATGCCCGACGGCGGACGGATGGAGCTGTTCGGAAGCGGCGGCGGGGCTGTCCTGGCAGACCGCCTCACAACGACCGTAGGCACTGACGTGCCGCTGCTGGGGCAGATTCCATTGGACATCCTGCTGCGTGAGGGTGGCGACGCCGGTTCCCCAATTGTCCTTGGCCGGCCAGAAACGCCGGCAGCGGTTGCGCTCACGGCGATTGCCGGCAAGTTGGCAGCCAAACCGCGGGGCCTGACAGAAATGAAGCTGGGGCTACAGCCGCGCTGACCACGCTGGCCCCTGCAAAAAGGTAGGGTTACGTCGATTCGGTATCGAACGGTGCCACTTCACCGGCAGGAAGGCGTTCGACGGTACGCACGGGCCGGGACGAACCGGCTGACGCGCCGGCGGCAACCGCGGCGGCACCTGAAGCGGCGGCGACGGCGGCAGGAGCACCAGCGCTGACAGGCTTGGAGTCGTCGTCGAGCAGCGCTTCCTTGATGATGCGGCGGGGATCGTACTGGCGGGGATCGTATTTCTTCCAATCGACGTCGTCGATATCGATCCCCACTTCCTCCTTGATCTGCTCGCGGGCACCCGAGGCCATACGCCGGACTTCCTTCACCAGATTCGCAAGTTTCTGGGTGTATTCAGGCAGGCGTTTGGGACCGATCACCATGATGCCGATGATCAGCAGAAGGAAGAATTCCGGGCCGTTGATTCCAAACACTTTAGGAAGATTACCCTCTCCTGGGTCCCGGTGACGATTCGCTCTCCGCGGCCACGGAATCCGACGTGATCAACGGGTAAGCATTTCCGTTATTTTGCGGAATCCCCGCTGCAGCCTGTCGCTGATGGATTCCTCCCGGCCACCGGCAACCGCGGTTGCCGGCTCCGGCGCAACCCGGACATTGATGCCTGCGGCGGCGGTGGCGCTGAGCTTCTGCAGCACGGGGAGGGCATCGTCCGCCTGGTCCGCCGGGAGGTCGGACTCATAGGTGAATCTGCCTGCCGGGGTCTGGTAGGTGAAAGTCCACGGCGAGGTGCTGCCGGCCCGCAGCTGAGACGGATCCTGGTCTGCCACACCGTATCCGCTGCCCATTCCCGGTTGTTCAGCCGCATCATGCTGTTCCAGTATCCGGGCGTAATGCTTGCCGTCCCACAGCTGCATCTCCACGGCCGGATGCCCGTCCAGCGTGGTTGCCCTTGCTGACTGAAGGTGGAACCCGAGGGACTCCAGCTCCGGACAGACCCAGCCTTGAGAACGAAGCCCTGCCAATTGCGCCTCACTCAGCTGGCGGCCGTCGGCAGGAACTTGGGCGGTCTGCTGCGCCAAGCTGCCCTCGAGTCCGTTTCCGGCCACCGGGAAGCTGTCTCCCGCCATGGCAAAGGCGCCGACAGCCAGCACACCTGCAGCGGCGGCTGTTCCGCCTGCCGTAAACGCAAGGACTTTAACTGCCAGGTGCTGCGCCGGTGCGGGTTCTGGAGTGGCTGCGGCCAAGAGCTGGGTTTGCGCCAGCAGCCGGGCCGTGAGGTCTTGACTTGCCGGAGGCACCGCTGACTGACGCAACCGTTCAATGTACTGACGTTCCCGGTGCATAGCGGCGGCACACTGGGCGCAGGAACTCACGTGGTTGCCGCCGCGGTGATG is a window encoding:
- a CDS encoding DNA-methyltransferase; this translates as MTDFVWAPDGSNLVVHADNADFLPSLPDGAFTLIYVDPPFNTGRVQRRQETRMVANADGAGDRVGFKGRSYDTIKGALHRYDDAFSDYWSFLEPRLVEAWRLLADDGTLYLHLDYREVHYAKVMLDAIFGRECFLNEIIWAYDYGARAKFRWPTKHDNILVYVKNPAKYHFDSAEVDREPYMAPGLVTPAKRELGKLPTDVWWHTIVSPTGKEKTGYPTQKPEGLVRRVVAASSRPGDWCLDFFAGSGTLGAVAAKLDRKFVCVDQNQPAIDVMAKRLGAHATLTSFPPN
- a CDS encoding PHP domain-containing protein is translated as MRIDLHTHSNISDGTEKPADVVGSAVRAGLDVVALTDHDSTDGWAEAARAALDTGVALVPGMEVSCRTEQGISVHLLSYLHDPAHPGLLEEITKAKDARLTRAERMVTLLAEDYPLTWDDVIHHVAPGATLGRPHIADALVAAGVVSDRSEAFTSILTSHSRYFVQHYAPDPATAVELVRAAGGVPVFAHPVASARGRIVGERTYREMIDAGLAGLEIDHRDNPEEGREFLRGLAAKHGLLVTGSSDYHGTGKPNLLGENLTAPEVLARIEELATGTAVVRP
- a CDS encoding aminopeptidase P family protein, with the translated sequence MNDAENTPNADNTPSQPLDERVNNRSQRPSSDAFKAFMASNWAPSSNELPARDDVAGHAAHRRKAISDQFKGERLVIPAGPLKVRSNDCDYRFRPHSGFAHLTGLGLDHEPDAVLILEPVAEGTGDDGGHHRATLYFRPLAGRDTERFYADSRSGEFWIGARPTLAEFEASLGLATAHIDQLEAAITKNVGAPEIGGISIRLVRKVDENIDALVDTARYNTAKDPENLDLAVLDALDEKLTEALSELRLLKDEWEIEQMKIAVAATVEGFTEVVKALPRALTHARGERVVEGAFFARAREVGNELGYDTIAASGNNATVLHWTRNTGKINAGELLLLDAGVEVDSLYTADITRTLPANGLFSEVQRKVYEAVLDAADAGFAAAQPGAKFRDIHTAATTVLAERLADWGILPVSVGEAISPEGQQHRRWMPHGTSHHLGLDVHDCAQARRELYLDGVLTAGMVFTIEPGLYFKNEDLAIPEEYRGIGVRIEDDILMTTDGPVNLSAALPRKADDVESWMAGIYREADGEAS
- a CDS encoding general stress protein, whose product is MSNIFGAPRAGGPNAADEARTVPTGDTVGSYTSYLDAQKAVDYLADQQFPVQMVSIVGNELKMVERVTGRLSYPRVALSGALSGMWFGLFVGVLLSFFAPSPGYFSILTSVLMGAAFFMLFGIVTYAMQRGKRDFTSTSQVVATTYDVVVSVEAAHEARRLLQQLPMTRTDAAAGPQAYTQRDYQNQPYNQPGQQQGQGPVRPSGWTDPYGQQGSGTTGQGEPAAAQPGQQPEGAAQEPAAPVTGVRYPDLPDGRPQYGVRVSTSPAPGAPATGQSNQVQGAPRQDSAAADGGNPDKTQTPPSHNRDERQP
- a CDS encoding magnesium transporter MgtE N-terminal domain-containing protein, translating into MSTNVTRVFVARLLGLDVFDPLGDRLGRLRDVVVLSRGSRGAPHVVGIVVEVPGKKRVFVPMTRITSIDQTQIICTGLVNLRRFEQRGAETLVVAEMFDRRVTLRDGSGDATIEDIAMDQHRSGDWFVSKLFVRRGHSLSPLSRLRRNETLIIDWADALQGARTEPQAATQFVANHEDLKPADFAEALQEMSDKRRFEVASELQDERLADVLQELPEDDQVEILSALDVQRAADVLEEMDPDDAADLLGELPSAQAEELLQLMEPEGAEDVRRLLEYDADTAGGLMTPVPVILPPEATVAEALAHVRREELSPALASSIFITRPPLETPTGRFLGVVHIQQLLRFPPFEPLGNLVDKNLEPLSDQAHISEVARTLATYNLNSLPVVNEAGRLVGAVTVDDVLDHLLPDDWRAHDGEAPIRRLGGRIG
- a CDS encoding DUF1003 domain-containing protein, with amino-acid sequence MADNSAPKNPTHRTSSKAAATGSLDTPLSGRQRILPKFSPDPDAFGHATEGFARFMGTPQFLVYMTVFVVIWLAWNTWAPVEWQFDSRALGYTLLTLMLSLQASYAAPLLLLAQNRQDDRDRVSLQQDRQRAERNLSDTEYLTRELASLRIALREVATRDYVRAELRSLLEDMLEAQEELRTHDPSGTGSHESPRDKVKERLKEKRDRQRSPRTQQIPRVKPGHSLKDPAVPPKPPTPES
- a CDS encoding Mrp/NBP35 family ATP-binding protein yields the protein MNDSLDQAVRAALATVIDPELRRPITELGMVDSVEISDDGRVRLAVLLTIAGCPLRETITADSEAALSAVQGVTAVEVELKVMNQSQRDALKEQLRGAGGQRGIPFNQPGSLTKVFAVASGKGGVGKSSVTVNLACSLAAQGLRVGIVDADVYGFSVPALMGITQAPTRVDDMILPPVAYGVKVISIGMFVSANQPVAWRGPMLHRALEQFLTDVYFGDLDALFLDLPPGTGDIAISVAQLLPKAEILVVTTPQAAATDVAERAGAIATQTGQSVAGVIENMSYLEMPDGGRMELFGSGGGAVLADRLTTTVGTDVPLLGQIPLDILLREGGDAGSPIVLGRPETPAAVALTAIAGKLAAKPRGLTEMKLGLQPR
- a CDS encoding Sec-independent protein translocase TatB; protein product: MFGINGPEFFLLLIIGIMVIGPKRLPEYTQKLANLVKEVRRMASGAREQIKEEVGIDIDDVDWKKYDPRQYDPRRIIKEALLDDDSKPVSAGAPAAVAAASGAAAVAAGASAGSSRPVRTVERLPAGEVAPFDTEST
- a CDS encoding anti-sigma factor; amino-acid sequence: MSPQSLFGRRHHRGGNHVSSCAQCAAAMHRERQYIERLRQSAVPPASQDLTARLLAQTQLLAAATPEPAPAQHLAVKVLAFTAGGTAAAAGVLAVGAFAMAGDSFPVAGNGLEGSLAQQTAQVPADGRQLSEAQLAGLRSQGWVCPELESLGFHLQSARATTLDGHPAVEMQLWDGKHYARILEQHDAAEQPGMGSGYGVADQDPSQLRAGSTSPWTFTYQTPAGRFTYESDLPADQADDALPVLQKLSATAAAGINVRVAPEPATAVAGGREESISDRLQRGFRKITEMLTR